In Salinarimonas sp., a genomic segment contains:
- the hemB gene encoding porphobilinogen synthase: MSSLTPFQRPGFSPSSRAEEAGASAAHEVQSRLDLRHRPRRNRKADWSRRLVRENTLTVDDLIWPLFLMEGEGVRQDVPSMPGVVRLSVDQAVGEAERAAALGIPALALFPYTDPAKRDEHGSEALNPENLVCRASRAIKAAVPDLGLVTDVALDPYTSHGHDGLLEGEIILNDETVETLARQAVLQAQAGSDVIAPSDMMDGRVGAIREALDAAGFAEVQIMAYAAKYASAFYGPFRDAVGTSKTLRGDKRTYQMDPANSREALREVALDLEEGADMVMVKPGMPYLDICAKVKDAFGVPTFAYQVSGEFAMIEAAARNGWLDGERAMLESLMAFKRAGCDGVLTYFAPRVAEILRKDRG; this comes from the coding sequence ATGTCGAGCCTCACCCCGTTCCAGCGTCCCGGGTTCAGTCCCTCTTCCCGCGCCGAGGAGGCCGGGGCTTCCGCCGCCCACGAGGTGCAAAGCCGCCTGGACCTGCGCCATCGCCCGCGGCGCAACCGCAAGGCCGACTGGTCGCGCCGGCTGGTGCGCGAGAACACGCTGACGGTGGACGACCTGATCTGGCCGCTCTTCCTCATGGAGGGGGAGGGCGTGCGCCAGGACGTGCCCTCGATGCCCGGCGTGGTGCGGCTCTCGGTCGACCAGGCCGTGGGCGAGGCGGAGCGCGCGGCCGCGCTCGGCATCCCGGCGCTGGCCTTGTTCCCCTACACCGACCCGGCGAAGCGCGACGAGCACGGATCGGAGGCGCTCAACCCGGAGAACCTCGTCTGCCGCGCGAGCCGGGCGATCAAGGCGGCCGTGCCCGATCTCGGCCTCGTCACCGACGTCGCGCTCGACCCCTACACCTCCCACGGCCACGACGGGCTTCTCGAAGGCGAGATCATCCTCAACGACGAGACGGTCGAGACGCTGGCGCGCCAGGCGGTGCTGCAGGCGCAGGCGGGCTCGGACGTGATCGCCCCCTCCGACATGATGGATGGGCGCGTCGGCGCCATCCGCGAGGCGCTCGACGCCGCGGGCTTCGCCGAGGTGCAGATCATGGCCTACGCGGCCAAGTACGCCTCCGCCTTCTACGGCCCGTTCCGCGACGCGGTGGGCACGTCGAAGACGCTGCGCGGCGACAAGCGCACCTATCAGATGGACCCGGCCAATTCCCGCGAGGCCCTGCGCGAGGTCGCCCTCGACCTCGAGGAGGGGGCGGACATGGTCATGGTCAAGCCCGGCATGCCCTATCTCGACATCTGCGCCAAGGTGAAGGACGCCTTCGGCGTGCCGACCTTCGCCTACCAGGTGTCGGGCGAGTTCGCGATGATCGAGGCGGCCGCCCGCAACGGCTGGCTCGACGGGGAGCGGGCGATGCTCGAGAGCCTGATGGCGTTCAAGCGCGCGGGCTGCGACGGGGTGCTGACCTATTTCGCGCCGCGCGTCGCCGAGATCCTGCGGAAGGACCGGGGCTGA
- a CDS encoding type II toxin-antitoxin system HicB family antitoxin has protein sequence MLFRYPVRIIQEDGEFAVHIRDLPEVVTAGYTHAEALEMAADAIEVAVAGRIEDEMDLPAPSAPEPGEVQVAVPPQIAAKAVVYLAWRRAGISKSELARLGRSETEARRILEPRHATRLDHLDEAARALGTQLVVGAEQA, from the coding sequence ATGCTCTTCCGCTATCCCGTGCGCATCATCCAGGAAGACGGCGAGTTCGCCGTCCATATTCGGGACCTCCCGGAGGTCGTCACGGCCGGATACACCCACGCCGAAGCCCTGGAGATGGCGGCCGACGCCATCGAGGTCGCCGTCGCCGGGCGGATCGAGGACGAGATGGATCTGCCGGCGCCCAGTGCGCCGGAGCCCGGCGAGGTTCAGGTCGCCGTTCCGCCTCAGATCGCCGCGAAGGCGGTGGTCTATTTGGCTTGGAGACGGGCGGGCATCTCGAAGTCGGAGCTCGCGCGCCTCGGGCGCAGCGAGACCGAGGCGCGCCGCATCCTCGAGCCGCGCCACGCGACCCGGCTGGACCACTTGGATGAGGCGGCCCGCGCGCTCGGCACGCAGCTCGTCGTAGGGGCGGAGCAGGCCTGA
- a CDS encoding EamA family transporter: MDPLVLAAILFAAFLHAAWNALVKANVDRFTMMLMIAVVQTAIACAIVPFVPLPAAAAWPWLLLTAIPHTTYKVFLARAYDTGELARVYPVMRGLTLALVTGASVGLLGESVPPLGLVGVGVIGAGVVILSGSGAGALAGARAATLAITLGAAASAAAYTVIDGIGVRLAGEVAAFAAWMFVLDGLGMILFAGATRGRPAFAAMTPHWRVGLLAGSIAFTCYWIALWALANAPIALVAALRETSILFALALARLRLAERLDRAKLSGAGAVLAGIVLIRIA, translated from the coding sequence ATGGATCCCCTCGTCCTCGCCGCGATCCTGTTCGCGGCCTTCCTGCACGCGGCCTGGAACGCGCTCGTCAAGGCGAACGTCGATCGCTTCACGATGATGCTGATGATCGCCGTGGTGCAGACGGCGATCGCCTGCGCGATCGTGCCGTTCGTCCCGCTGCCCGCCGCGGCGGCGTGGCCGTGGCTCCTGCTCACCGCGATCCCGCACACGACCTACAAGGTCTTCCTCGCGCGCGCCTACGACACGGGCGAGCTCGCGCGGGTCTATCCGGTCATGCGCGGGCTCACCCTCGCACTCGTCACCGGCGCGTCGGTGGGGCTGCTCGGCGAGAGCGTGCCGCCGCTGGGGCTCGTGGGCGTCGGCGTGATCGGGGCCGGCGTCGTGATCCTGTCCGGCTCGGGCGCGGGCGCTCTCGCCGGCGCCCGGGCCGCGACGCTCGCGATCACACTCGGCGCGGCGGCGAGCGCGGCGGCCTACACCGTGATCGACGGGATCGGCGTGCGCCTCGCCGGCGAGGTCGCCGCCTTCGCGGCCTGGATGTTCGTGCTCGACGGGCTCGGCATGATCCTTTTCGCCGGCGCGACCCGCGGGCGCCCGGCCTTCGCCGCGATGACGCCGCACTGGCGCGTGGGCCTGCTCGCCGGGTCGATCGCCTTCACCTGCTACTGGATCGCGCTCTGGGCGCTCGCGAACGCGCCGATCGCGCTCGTCGCGGCGCTGCGCGAGACGAGCATCCTCTTCGCCTTGGCCTTGGCGCGCCTGCGTCTCGCCGAGCGGCTCGACCGGGCGAAGCTGTCCGGCGCCGGCGCGGTGCTGGCGGGCATCGTGCTGATCCGGATCGCATGA
- a CDS encoding transketolase C-terminal domain-containing protein, translating to MSNLFDCRVAFAEKLCERAELDERIVVVVNDSVSSGKLTEFGRRFPERLINVGIAEQNMVGVAAGLARTGLTPIVSAASCFLTGRATEQIKVDVAYSRAGVKLVGMSPGVSYGALGATHHSIEDVSWMRAIPDLPIAVPSDDVDTAAALDAALSLDGPVFIRVPRTPLPRLVELRTPFRFGAHRVLRDGADLLLCCNGVLTHIALIAAERLALSGIETRVLEVGSVRPLDPVAISRNAHGVQGVVTIEEGVTAGGMGSAVVSALARQTACRALSLGIDEFAPTGSPEQILRACRLDVDGLHATILDWLSARHAA from the coding sequence ATGTCTAATCTCTTTGATTGTCGCGTCGCCTTCGCCGAGAAGCTTTGCGAGCGCGCGGAGCTGGACGAGCGCATAGTCGTCGTCGTGAACGACTCGGTGTCGTCCGGCAAGCTGACGGAATTCGGGAGGCGCTTCCCCGAGCGGCTCATCAATGTAGGCATCGCGGAGCAGAATATGGTTGGCGTCGCGGCGGGGCTCGCTCGTACCGGCCTGACGCCGATCGTGTCGGCCGCGTCGTGCTTCCTGACGGGGCGCGCGACCGAGCAGATCAAGGTCGACGTGGCCTACTCCCGAGCCGGGGTAAAGCTCGTCGGGATGAGCCCCGGCGTTTCCTATGGGGCGCTTGGAGCCACGCACCACTCGATCGAGGACGTGTCGTGGATGCGGGCGATCCCCGACCTGCCCATCGCCGTTCCGTCGGACGACGTGGACACGGCTGCCGCCCTGGACGCGGCGCTGTCGCTGGACGGGCCGGTCTTCATTCGGGTGCCGAGAACGCCGCTGCCACGTTTGGTCGAGCTCCGCACGCCGTTCCGCTTCGGCGCCCACCGCGTTTTGCGTGATGGCGCCGATCTCCTCCTGTGCTGCAACGGCGTGCTGACGCACATCGCTTTGATCGCCGCCGAGCGTCTCGCCTTATCTGGCATCGAGACGCGTGTGCTTGAGGTGGGCAGCGTCAGGCCGCTCGATCCGGTCGCGATCTCCCGGAATGCGCATGGCGTTCAGGGAGTCGTCACCATCGAAGAGGGCGTAACCGCTGGCGGCATGGGAAGCGCCGTCGTCTCCGCGCTCGCGCGGCAGACCGCCTGCCGGGCGCTGAGCCTGGGCATCGACGAATTCGCACCCACGGGCAGTCCCGAGCAGATCCTGCGCGCCTGCCGGCTCGACGTCGATGGCCTTCACGCCACGATCCTCGACTGGCTGTCCGCGAGGCATGCGGCGTGA
- a CDS encoding transketolase — protein MASVDIASFIRRTALAVAHRADLGHPGGDLSCADILAVLFAEKLRYDSEDPSWPGRDRFILSKGHAAIAYYAALAAVGLLDPSELDSFGAFQSQLSGHPAVTKLPLVEASTGPLGHGLCVGGGIALAASLGSTRFDCYVLAGDGELQEGSNWEALMFAAHRRLDNLVLIVDRNRLQHGGHTEDICSLGDLRAKLESFGWLVSEIDGHDHLQLRSALSRDDQRGRPYCILANTVKGKGVSFMEGRADWHHRIPNSSELSLAIAEIEAAQDV, from the coding sequence ATGGCTTCTGTCGATATCGCCAGCTTCATTCGGCGCACCGCGCTCGCGGTGGCGCATCGTGCCGATCTCGGTCATCCCGGTGGTGATCTCTCTTGCGCGGATATTCTCGCGGTCTTGTTCGCCGAAAAGTTGCGCTACGACAGCGAGGATCCCTCCTGGCCGGGCAGGGATCGCTTCATCTTGAGCAAAGGGCACGCGGCGATCGCATATTACGCGGCGCTGGCCGCCGTGGGGCTGCTCGATCCGAGTGAGCTCGACTCCTTCGGAGCCTTCCAGTCTCAGCTCAGCGGTCATCCCGCCGTCACGAAGCTGCCCCTGGTCGAGGCGAGTACCGGCCCACTCGGTCATGGCCTTTGCGTAGGCGGGGGCATCGCGCTCGCCGCATCGCTCGGCTCGACCCGCTTCGACTGCTACGTTCTCGCGGGCGACGGCGAGTTGCAGGAGGGCAGCAACTGGGAGGCCCTCATGTTCGCCGCACACCGACGCCTGGATAATCTCGTCCTGATCGTCGACCGCAACCGACTTCAGCACGGCGGACATACGGAGGACATCTGCAGCCTGGGAGACCTGCGCGCGAAGCTGGAGAGTTTTGGCTGGCTCGTCTCCGAGATCGACGGCCACGATCATCTGCAACTCCGTTCAGCACTTTCACGAGACGACCAGCGCGGGCGGCCGTATTGCATTCTCGCCAATACGGTCAAGGGGAAAGGCGTCTCCTTCATGGAGGGGCGAGCCGATTGGCATCATCGTATACCCAACAGCAGCGAACTGTCGCTCGCGATCGCCGAGATTGAGGCCGCTCAGGATGTCTAA
- a CDS encoding enoyl-CoA hydratase/isomerase family protein: MTQTSPDTPTDTPDALCRIDGAAGLITLNRPEALNALTLDAVRAMRAALDAWAHDPAVTRVVVEGAGEKAFCAGGDIRKLVEAGKAGRRAEAEAFWREEYELNALIARYPKPYVALIDGICMGGGVGVSLHGSHRVAGERYLFAMPEVGIGFFPDVGASHALPRLPGKTGLYLALTGARLKQADALAMGLATHAVGATAMPEIRAGLLAGEDVDALLDRFRHDPGPAPIETRAATVDACFGEGSVEGIVAALERMATEGDAPAGEILGMMRGKSPTSQKLAFEQMRRGATLSFEEAMRMEFRIVSRILDGHDFYEGVRAVLIDKDHAPHWQPARLEDVAPEMVEAYFAPLGDRELTV, from the coding sequence ATGACCCAGACGTCGCCCGACACGCCCACCGACACGCCGGACGCCCTCTGCCGCATCGACGGCGCCGCCGGGCTGATCACGCTGAACCGCCCCGAGGCCTTGAACGCGCTCACCCTGGACGCCGTGCGCGCCATGCGCGCCGCCCTCGACGCCTGGGCCCACGATCCCGCCGTGACCCGCGTCGTGGTCGAGGGCGCGGGCGAGAAGGCGTTCTGCGCGGGGGGCGACATCCGCAAGCTGGTGGAGGCCGGCAAGGCCGGGCGGCGCGCGGAGGCGGAGGCGTTCTGGCGCGAGGAATACGAGCTGAATGCGCTGATCGCGCGCTATCCGAAGCCCTACGTCGCGCTGATCGACGGCATCTGCATGGGCGGCGGCGTCGGCGTGTCGCTGCACGGCTCGCACCGGGTGGCGGGCGAGCGCTACCTCTTCGCCATGCCGGAGGTCGGGATCGGCTTCTTCCCCGATGTCGGCGCGAGCCACGCGCTGCCGCGGCTGCCCGGCAAGACCGGTCTCTATCTCGCGCTCACCGGCGCGCGCCTGAAGCAGGCGGACGCGCTCGCCATGGGGCTCGCGACGCACGCGGTGGGCGCCACCGCCATGCCGGAGATCCGCGCCGGGCTCCTCGCCGGGGAGGACGTCGACGCGCTGCTCGACCGCTTCCGCCACGATCCCGGCCCCGCGCCCATCGAGACCCGGGCCGCGACCGTCGACGCCTGCTTCGGCGAGGGCTCGGTCGAGGGGATCGTCGCCGCGCTCGAGCGCATGGCGACCGAGGGCGACGCGCCGGCGGGCGAGATCCTCGGCATGATGCGCGGCAAGTCGCCGACCTCGCAGAAGCTCGCCTTCGAGCAGATGCGCCGCGGCGCGACCCTGTCGTTCGAGGAGGCGATGCGCATGGAGTTCCGCATCGTCTCGCGCATCCTCGACGGGCACGACTTCTACGAGGGCGTGCGCGCGGTGCTGATCGACAAGGACCACGCCCCGCACTGGCAGCCCGCGCGGCTGGAGGACGTCGCGCCGGAGATGGTCGAGGCCTATTTCGCCCCGCTCGGCGACCGGGAGCTCACCGTCTGA
- a CDS encoding DUF6163 family protein codes for MWPFRRRVTRAPEPPPEFAADAALRLDEPAPARSFSWDRALTWFMRLMALLWIAKGLSFWGVIVGAGDVVPPFQDRSLGFQATVIYFGIVDLIAAVGLWLTATWGGVLWLLAVMSHLILAVFFPGVVPVSLTLAAVYCALMVTYLLISYLASGEEE; via the coding sequence ATGTGGCCCTTCCGCCGCCGCGTCACGCGCGCGCCCGAACCGCCCCCGGAATTCGCCGCCGACGCGGCTTTGCGGCTCGACGAGCCCGCGCCCGCGCGCAGCTTCTCCTGGGACCGCGCGCTCACCTGGTTCATGCGGCTGATGGCGCTCCTGTGGATCGCCAAGGGGCTCTCGTTCTGGGGCGTGATCGTCGGTGCGGGCGACGTGGTCCCGCCGTTCCAGGACCGCTCCCTCGGCTTCCAGGCCACCGTGATCTATTTCGGGATCGTCGACCTGATCGCGGCGGTCGGGCTGTGGCTCACCGCCACCTGGGGCGGCGTGCTGTGGCTGCTCGCCGTGATGAGCCACCTCATCCTGGCGGTGTTCTTCCCCGGCGTCGTGCCGGTGAGCCTGACGCTGGCGGCGGTCTATTGTGCGCTGATGGTTACCTATCTCCTGATCTCGTACCTCGCATCTGGTGAAGAGGAGTAA
- the ldtR gene encoding transcriptional regulator LdtR, with protein sequence MMNTLAKTLVEPVSQEETAGAVKPAYLEALHLVERLHRRLLDVIKDEFERRGRDDVNSVQALLLYNIGDKELTASELRTRGYYLGSNVSYNVKKLVEMGYLHHARSRVDRRAVRISLTERGKEVHDIVQALYEKHSRTIAPIGGISDEDFTRLNTALTRLERFWTDQIRYRL encoded by the coding sequence ATGATGAACACTCTGGCGAAGACCCTCGTCGAGCCCGTGTCCCAGGAGGAGACGGCCGGCGCCGTGAAGCCCGCCTATCTCGAGGCCCTGCACCTCGTGGAGCGTCTGCACCGCCGGCTGCTCGACGTGATCAAGGACGAGTTCGAGCGCCGCGGCCGCGACGACGTCAACTCGGTGCAGGCGCTGCTTCTCTACAATATCGGCGACAAGGAGCTGACCGCGAGCGAGCTGCGCACCCGCGGCTACTATCTCGGCTCGAACGTCTCCTACAACGTCAAGAAGCTCGTCGAGATGGGCTACCTCCACCACGCCCGCTCGCGCGTCGACCGCCGCGCGGTGCGCATCTCGCTCACCGAGCGCGGCAAGGAGGTGCACGACATCGTGCAGGCCCTCTACGAGAAGCACTCGCGCACGATCGCCCCGATCGGCGGCATCTCGGACGAGGACTTCACGCGCCTCAACACGGCGCTGACGCGCCTCGAGCGCTTCTGGACGGACCAGATCCGCTACCGGCTCTGA
- a CDS encoding dihydrofolate reductase family protein, whose translation MRKIKIIEHVSLDGVIQAPGRPDEDVDGGFVHGGWVVPHFDPIVGQAIDDVHAAPFDLLLGRRTYDIWSAYWPQVARNPMADSLNAATKYVATHRPESLAWGPVEALGADVLAGIRAAKAKPGPDLVVWGSSTLTPILLGRGLADLLVLLVYPVLLGRGKRLFAADADPCELALVSTQAAPSGVIVSTYEPRGPLRTGSFEPD comes from the coding sequence GTGAGGAAGATCAAGATCATCGAGCACGTCTCGCTCGACGGCGTGATCCAGGCGCCCGGCCGGCCGGACGAGGATGTGGACGGCGGCTTCGTGCATGGCGGCTGGGTCGTCCCGCATTTCGACCCGATCGTCGGGCAGGCGATCGACGACGTCCATGCCGCGCCCTTCGACCTGCTGCTCGGGCGGCGCACCTACGACATCTGGAGCGCGTACTGGCCGCAGGTCGCGCGCAACCCGATGGCGGACAGCCTCAACGCCGCGACGAAATACGTCGCGACGCACAGGCCGGAGAGCCTGGCATGGGGGCCCGTCGAGGCGCTGGGCGCGGACGTCCTCGCGGGGATCCGCGCGGCCAAGGCGAAGCCGGGGCCCGATCTCGTCGTCTGGGGAAGCTCGACGCTGACGCCGATCCTGCTCGGCCGGGGCCTCGCGGACCTGCTCGTGCTGCTCGTGTATCCCGTCCTGCTGGGCCGGGGAAAACGCCTGTTCGCCGCCGACGCCGATCCCTGCGAGCTCGCGCTCGTGAGCACGCAGGCCGCGCCCTCGGGCGTGATCGTGAGCACGTACGAGCCGCGCGGGCCGCTGCGGACGGGATCCTTCGAGCCGGACTGA
- a CDS encoding GntR family transcriptional regulator, which yields MIEREAAQDALGYRPLYRRVRDVLVKRISDGVWQAGAVIPSEPELAADLGVSQGTVRKALDAMAAERLVVRRQGRGTYVARHDDARILFQFFKLVPDDGPAKFPTSRFLSIGSGRADAAEAARLGLARGARVVRLERLRALDGEVCVHERIVVEKARFPDLDKRDLPNNLYEMYANVYGIPVARAVERLKAIAAPPEVAAALGVAEGAPLLQVDRVAVGLDGAPVEWRLSLCRTEKAHYVSDLR from the coding sequence ATGATCGAGCGCGAGGCGGCGCAGGACGCGCTGGGCTATCGCCCGCTCTACCGCCGGGTCCGCGACGTCCTGGTCAAGCGCATCTCCGACGGCGTCTGGCAGGCCGGGGCCGTGATCCCGAGCGAGCCCGAGCTCGCCGCCGACCTCGGCGTCTCGCAGGGCACGGTGCGCAAGGCGCTGGACGCCATGGCCGCCGAGCGGCTGGTGGTGCGCCGGCAGGGGAGGGGGACCTACGTCGCCCGCCACGACGACGCGCGCATCCTGTTCCAGTTCTTCAAGCTCGTGCCCGACGACGGGCCGGCCAAGTTCCCGACGAGCCGGTTTCTCTCGATCGGATCCGGCCGCGCCGATGCGGCCGAGGCGGCGCGGCTCGGGCTCGCGCGCGGCGCGCGCGTGGTGCGGCTCGAGCGGCTGCGCGCGCTGGACGGCGAGGTCTGCGTGCACGAGCGCATCGTGGTGGAGAAGGCCCGCTTTCCGGACCTCGACAAGCGCGATCTGCCGAACAACCTCTACGAGATGTACGCCAACGTCTACGGCATCCCCGTCGCCCGCGCGGTGGAGCGGCTGAAGGCCATCGCCGCCCCGCCGGAGGTCGCCGCCGCGCTCGGCGTCGCGGAGGGCGCGCCGCTGCTCCAGGTCGACCGCGTGGCCGTCGGGCTCGACGGCGCGCCGGTGGAATGGCGGCTGTCGCTGTGCCGGACGGAGAAGGCGCATTACGTGTCGGATCTGCGGTGA
- a CDS encoding tripartite tricarboxylate transporter TctB family protein, translating into MPTEDTASRPRGDVGTIVLCVLFVALGVWMIAGSLEMSPLGAVFPRVIAGIMIASALGILGLRALGRTGPPPVVETGSTPRRLLLALALVAWAVLMPRLGFFTTSIAGFLAVLAIAEYDRWTAKRTAAYVAAALALVGGFYLLFVEVLLVPVPRGALF; encoded by the coding sequence ATGCCGACTGAAGACACCGCCTCGCGCCCCCGCGGCGACGTCGGCACGATCGTGCTGTGCGTGCTCTTCGTCGCGCTCGGCGTCTGGATGATCGCCGGCAGCCTGGAGATGAGCCCGCTCGGCGCCGTGTTCCCGCGGGTGATCGCCGGGATCATGATCGCGAGCGCGCTCGGCATCCTCGGCCTGCGGGCGCTCGGTCGCACCGGCCCGCCGCCGGTCGTCGAGACCGGCTCGACGCCGCGCCGGCTGCTGCTGGCTCTCGCGCTCGTCGCCTGGGCCGTGCTGATGCCGCGGCTGGGGTTCTTCACCACCTCGATCGCGGGCTTCCTCGCCGTCCTCGCCATCGCGGAGTACGATCGCTGGACGGCGAAGCGCACGGCGGCCTACGTCGCGGCGGCGCTTGCGCTGGTGGGCGGGTTCTACCTGCTGTTCGTCGAGGTTCTGCTCGTCCCCGTGCCGCGGGGGGCGCTGTTCTGA
- a CDS encoding tripartite tricarboxylate transporter permease: MDLLPYLAQALTPFNLLLALGGVLLGTVIGALPGLSATMAVAVLVPFTFAMAPASGLIALGAIYTGAIYGGAFAAILVNTPGTPSAIATTFDGFPMAKRGDGNLAVTLATLASVVGGIVGALALLFLSPPLSKVALAFGPPEYFWLAIFGLTLISALSQGDTLKGILGAAFGLFLATVGVAVVGGDVRYTLDQPMLVGGFDVIAALIGLYCIPVVIDLVARPDPHLKVSVQAGGFRLAEALRHCGQNWFNLIRSSVVGTVVGILPGAGGSIASLVSYSEARRTAKHPERFGKGEPGGILATESANNATVGGGFIPTLVLGIPGTPPDAVILGALLVQGIRTGPGLFTGQGDIVFTFIFGLLIATILMLPTGLLVGRYAYQAIVSIPKAVLVPTVAFLTIIGSFAIHNSMHDVYTMLGLGFLGWILARFGFQPSPIVLGVILGPIAEQGFVQAWLIGNAQGNVWGMFFGRPISLAIAALAVITLLYPIVMDTLKARRARRAGVAPTPRESVNAD, encoded by the coding sequence ATGGACCTCCTGCCGTACCTCGCGCAGGCGCTGACGCCGTTCAACCTGCTGCTCGCGCTGGGCGGCGTTCTCCTCGGCACGGTGATCGGCGCGCTGCCGGGCCTGTCCGCGACCATGGCTGTCGCGGTGCTCGTGCCCTTCACCTTCGCCATGGCCCCGGCCTCGGGGCTGATCGCGCTCGGCGCGATCTATACCGGCGCGATCTACGGCGGCGCCTTCGCGGCGATCCTGGTCAACACGCCCGGCACGCCGTCCGCCATCGCCACCACCTTCGACGGCTTCCCCATGGCGAAGCGCGGCGACGGCAATCTCGCCGTGACGCTGGCGACGCTCGCCTCGGTGGTCGGCGGCATCGTCGGCGCCCTGGCGCTGCTCTTCCTGTCGCCGCCGCTCTCCAAGGTGGCGCTGGCCTTCGGGCCGCCGGAATATTTCTGGCTCGCCATCTTCGGGCTCACCCTGATCTCGGCGCTCTCGCAGGGCGACACGCTCAAGGGCATCCTCGGCGCGGCCTTCGGGCTCTTCCTCGCCACCGTCGGCGTCGCGGTGGTGGGCGGCGACGTGCGCTACACGCTCGACCAGCCGATGCTGGTCGGCGGTTTCGACGTGATCGCCGCGCTCATCGGCCTCTACTGCATCCCGGTCGTGATCGACCTCGTGGCGCGGCCCGATCCGCATCTCAAGGTCTCGGTGCAGGCCGGCGGCTTTCGTCTCGCCGAGGCCCTGCGCCATTGCGGGCAGAACTGGTTCAACCTGATCCGCTCCTCCGTCGTCGGCACGGTGGTGGGCATCCTGCCCGGCGCCGGCGGTTCCATCGCCTCGCTCGTCTCCTATTCGGAAGCGCGGCGCACGGCGAAGCACCCCGAGCGCTTCGGCAAGGGCGAGCCCGGCGGCATCCTCGCGACGGAGAGCGCCAACAACGCCACCGTCGGGGGCGGCTTCATCCCGACGCTGGTGCTCGGCATCCCCGGCACGCCGCCGGACGCCGTCATCCTCGGCGCGCTCCTCGTCCAGGGCATCCGCACCGGGCCGGGCCTGTTCACCGGCCAGGGCGACATCGTCTTCACCTTCATCTTCGGCTTGCTGATCGCCACGATCCTGATGCTGCCGACGGGCCTCCTCGTCGGGCGCTACGCCTACCAGGCCATCGTCTCGATCCCGAAGGCGGTGCTGGTGCCGACCGTGGCGTTCCTGACCATCATCGGCTCGTTCGCCATCCACAACTCGATGCACGACGTCTACACGATGCTCGGGCTCGGCTTCCTCGGCTGGATCCTGGCGCGGTTCGGCTTCCAGCCCTCGCCGATCGTGCTGGGCGTCATCCTGGGGCCCATCGCCGAGCAGGGCTTCGTCCAGGCCTGGCTCATCGGCAACGCGCAGGGGAACGTCTGGGGGATGTTCTTCGGCCGGCCGATCAGCCTCGCCATCGCGGCGCTGGCGGTGATCACGCTGCTCTACCCCATCGTCATGGACACCCTGAAGGCGCGCCGCGCGCGCCGGGCGGGCGTCGCCCCCACGCCCCGGGAGAGCGTCAATGCCGACTGA
- a CDS encoding tripartite tricarboxylate transporter substrate binding protein has product MTRTTTTLALTLAAGLAAAAAGPAFAFPEKDVDYIIPFSPGGESDIAARLQQPVFADTFDHQLIVKYQAGAGGAQAWSQLNSMPADGHTIMGINLPHVILQPLMSSPGYETADLTPVYWFHYTPDAIIVKADSQFQTLEDLVNFAKENPGLVTFSGSGSNSANSLAQSRFDGLAGVTTTYVPFSGTGPSVTALLGDQVSAQWGYSTVAAAQGEAVRMLAVAAEERLPLFPDVPTFQELGYDMVGGAYRGVAVPKDTPEDVRQQVSDAFQAMNNEPAMRQAMDDGAFVVIDVPYQDVDAFMAERRTEIEAAAQAAN; this is encoded by the coding sequence ATGACCCGCACGACCACCACCCTCGCGCTGACGCTCGCGGCCGGCCTCGCCGCAGCCGCGGCCGGCCCGGCCTTCGCCTTCCCCGAGAAGGACGTCGACTACATCATCCCGTTCTCGCCGGGCGGCGAGTCGGACATCGCCGCGCGCCTGCAGCAGCCGGTCTTCGCCGACACGTTCGACCACCAGCTCATCGTCAAGTACCAGGCGGGCGCCGGCGGCGCGCAGGCCTGGTCGCAGCTCAATTCCATGCCGGCCGACGGCCACACGATCATGGGCATCAACCTGCCCCACGTGATCCTGCAGCCGCTGATGAGCTCGCCCGGCTACGAGACGGCGGACCTCACGCCCGTCTACTGGTTCCACTACACGCCGGACGCGATCATCGTGAAGGCGGACAGCCAGTTCCAGACGCTCGAGGACCTGGTGAACTTCGCCAAGGAGAACCCGGGCCTCGTCACCTTCTCGGGCTCGGGCTCGAACTCGGCCAACAGCCTGGCGCAGAGCCGCTTCGACGGTCTCGCCGGCGTCACCACCACCTACGTGCCCTTCTCCGGCACCGGCCCGTCGGTGACGGCGCTGCTCGGCGACCAGGTCTCGGCGCAGTGGGGCTACTCGACGGTGGCGGCCGCCCAGGGCGAGGCGGTGCGCATGCTGGCGGTGGCCGCAGAGGAGCGCCTGCCGCTCTTCCCCGACGTGCCGACCTTCCAGGAGCTCGGCTACGACATGGTGGGCGGCGCCTATCGCGGCGTCGCGGTGCCGAAGGACACGCCGGAGGACGTGCGCCAGCAGGTCTCCGACGCGTTCCAGGCCATGAACAACGAGCCGGCCATGCGCCAGGCCATGGACGACGGCGCCTTCGTCGTGATCGACGTGCCCTACCAGGACGTCGACGCCTTCATGGCCGAGCGCCGCACGGAGATCGAGGCGGCCGCCCAGGCCGCGAACTGA